Below is a genomic region from Fusarium oxysporum Fo47 chromosome VIII, complete sequence.
atgtcttcagACGCAACGGCTCACAAGCCCATTCACAGCCTTGTACTTGATACAGGCCCTCTCATCAAGAACGACCCTCCCGCGAATACCCTTCGAGCTAAAGCTGAACAACTTTACACACTTCCCTGCATTATTTCCGAAATTCGAGATGCTGCCACACGAGCACGAGTAGAGACGACGCTTCTACCTTTCATCACCCTACGATCGCCCAACCCCGTGAGTGTAAAAGTCATTCGAGACTTTGCGAGAAGAACAGGAGATTTGGCCGTTTTGAGCAAGCCCGATATTGACGTCTTGGCGCTAGGGTATGAGTTGGAGTGTGAGCGAAATGGAGGTGATTGGAGATTGAGAAAGACGCCTGGTCAGAAGGGTTTGAATGGGAAGCCAAACAAGCCTGCTGAGGGTGAGGTTAagactgaggctgaggctgagaaggttgaggagacTCTAGAGAAGGCTGTTGACAATCTCACAATCGAGAACCCTGTTGAGCAGCCTACGGTTGGAGAGTCCAGTCAGTCTACAGAGGCAAAGGACACTGTCGCAGAGACTGTAGCTGAGCCAGAGCCCAAGGTCACAGAGTCAGGCACAGAGGTCACCGAAGAGACCGCCACAAACACGACCGCAGAGACAGCGGAGGCTGGCGAAAAGGCCGACGAAACAATCGAAGCCGTTGAAGAGGCATCTGACGGCGACGCCTCCGACGATGAAGGCGGCTGGATCACCCCCTCAAACCTCAAGAAGCACCAAGCAGCAGACACTGGAGCGGCACCCTCAGCGCCCGTCCAAAAGACCCTCCAAGCCGCAGTCCTCACATCCGATTACGCCATGCAAAACGTCGCTCTCCGAATGAACCTCAACCTCGTCGCACCATCCCTCGCACGAATCACACATCTCAAGAACTGGGTTCTACGCTGCCACGGCTGCTTCAAGATCACAAAAGAGATGAACAAGCAATTCTGTCCCTCTTGCGGCCAACCTACTCTCAACAGAGTAAGCTGCTCGACCGATGAGCACGGCAACTTCAAGATCcatctcaagaagaactttcaGTGGAATAACCGTGGAAATGTCTACAGTGTTCCCAAGCCTGTTCACGGGTCTGCGAATGGTCGTCTTCCAAAGAACGCGGGCGGAAAGAATGGCTGGGGAAATAATCTCATTCTGGCGGAGGATCAGAAGGAGTTTACGCGGGCGGGAGAGGAACAGAGACGtcagaggaagaaggatatcATGGATCAGGATTATCTGCCCGATTTATTAACGGGGCATCGTGCAGGTGGCGGTCAAAAGATTCGTGTTGGAGCGGGACGAAATGTAaactcgaagaagaagcactAGTAGTTGTATTGAGACTTTTAGTCTAACGCCCAAACTGAACCGTAACGCCCGTCATGTGATGATTTATTGTTCCTCTGCAGAAGTCAGTCAGTACAGATCATCGAGAGTGAGAGTGGAGGACATACTCTGCTGAGTCAAGAGAAGCTCAAATCGTCGCTTGAGAGTAACGCGCTGGCGCGACCACTTGTCATCGGGGGAGAAGCGCGCGGGGTGGGCGGACTTGGTAACTTGTCCTTGGGCGACCTTCTTGAGTGTGTACAGGCGATTGCCTTGGGCGTCGAGGGTGTACATGAGATGCATTTTGGCGGTTGATGTGATTGACTGTGAGGTTTTGGTGATGCTGAAGCTTTGCTGGAGAGATTGAGCAAAGAATTTTTTGACGGGGCTGAGATCACGTGCAAGGCTTATCGTTATCGAGCTTTGACTGGGGTGACTGAGTTTGGGGGACAAAATTTTGACACAAGCGTGCACTGTCAACAGACTTTACTTCACACAAACTTTTGTCATCCTTGGGTACACCTGGTACAGGCTTGATTTAGCGTGCATGCACTAATTTTAGGTTCTGATCATCATTACAGGGCATCATTCAGTGGCTGTCGCAAAAGTGGTCGCAAAATGATCAATTCAAAATACATGTTCAAAAGCGATCTCAAAGAGCGAAACTATCTCAAGAAACAACAAAGTTGACATCATCCATCGCATCCTCCAATTGACACAAATGACAGTCCAATGACAATGACAAAAATGATGGTCCAAATGTCAGTGAGAATCACTTGGTAGGACTAACAGGCTCTCCAACACGAGCATTCTTAGTTCCAGCCCATCCTTCACGTTCGTAAAAGCGAAAGACAAGATCGTAATCCTCAAAATCGTGAACAATACGATCAATGCGTCTGTATCCTCGAACAGGATCAACAAGACGCTTGGCAGCCCAATTGTTGgaatcatcatcgcccaTGCAGTATGGGTTCTGAGCTGCACCCTTTGCTTCAAAAAGAGTGACGCTGAAACGACCGGGCTTGAAGATGTCTACAACATGTTCAATAATCTCAGTCGTGGTACGTCCGCTCTGACCACCAGGGACGTTGGTCTCGAATGAAGCGAAGGAACACTGAGGCTCGGGGGTGACGTGAACTGTAAAGTAATGCTCACCCTTGCCAGCCTCAGGAGGGACGACGCCATTAGCCGAGAAGCCGCAGGGACTGAACAGGTATGCGTCGACTCGCGCATCGGGATACTTGCTGGTTGGGTAGACGCTGGAGAGGCCGCAACTCTCCGAGACGACAGTTCCCAATGCGTGACCTTCAGTGGTCAGAGCCTCAATTGAGTCGAGCATGGTGTCGTCTTCGTTCGCGAAAACATCAACCTCGTCAACAGTCTCGGCAAGCCCtccaaggctgttgatggcTTCCTCGCGTGCATCCTTCGCCTCTGCAGCCATCTTGTCGCTGGCGACCGCACTCGCGTGCGACAGATAGAACTGCTTGGCGTTTTCGGGATCGAGATCCGTCATGAGGATTTCGAGCGTCTCGTCATGGTAACTGCTTGGGAGTCCATTGAAGGATGTCCCGACGGGGATCTTGGTGCCTTCGACCTCACCGGGTGTACGAGGTGGCGTGAGGGCTTGCTGGTTGGGTGAGGTGAGGTACAGATACCAGTGATCGCCGTTCATCTTGCCTACCATATAGGCACTACCTCCGTCGAACATGTCGTCGAGATACTTGACCTCTTGTTTCCAGCTGCGGTGGGGGCCTTGCTGTCTCTCGGGGAAGAGAAAGTTTTTGCGGCTGTAGAATACTCGGTATGGAGTCGCTGCTGCTTGAATGTCGTCGGCCGAATTGGCATTATGGAATGGGAATCCATGTTTGGCGGCGATGTGAAGCATTCGTtgaaggccgagaagaagggtagTGGTTCCGCAAGTCTTGAGAATGATCTTGTGAGGAAAGACAAACATGCTCGACTCGGAGAGAAGATACGCATCCATCATTTCACTCTCAAGAACAGACAGGACCTTGCAATTGACCATATCAAGCATGGGAACCCAAGTATCAGCTGGAACTGCCTTCAGGCCATTGACGGGAGCAGTAGGAGGCAGAGTCGTCGGGCTAGGAGCGAACCAAacctcgagaagcttctcaggACCTTCAAAAGCGTTGGTCGAGTCGAGGTCGGCGGCTACATCATGGTTGATTGTCAGATGAGGTGTAGCCGAGGCAGGCGAAAAGGTGCAGTTGTACGGGACGGAGGTCATGGCGGCGGTTGGTCAGTGTTCTTTGCCCGGTGGCAGAGTCCGCGGAGCACTAGCTGCCGCTCAAACAGACTATGCGGCGTCTGTTTGAGAGAGTAGGCCCACAGGTACGGGGACTTGTTCAGATGCTGGCGGAGCCAGCAGCAATCGATCGATCGGGGGGTAACGTCTCGGGGACGTTAGGGAGGTCGCGAGCGGATGAAGTGGTAGAGCTCTTTTGACGGAATTGTGGCAGTAGAAGTTACTTGGAAGAGGTGATTATCGGTAGATGCGTTGAAGGGGTGCTATCGGGGCCTGCTCCAGTGGTCAGTCGGTCTCTGATGATTTGAGGTCAAGTGAATCATACTTGGAAGGtcgagagaagaggaagcgcAGAAGATCCGTCGGCCGCATAGAAGCCCAGTAAAGGAACCAAGAAAGATCAGTGACGGTATCGAGAGAACCGTCGATTGTTTGACAGATTAGACA
It encodes:
- a CDS encoding Nin one binding Zn-ribbon like-domain-containing protein, producing the protein MSSDATAHKPIHSLVLDTGPLIKNDPPANTLRAKAEQLYTLPCIISEIRDAATRARVETTLLPFITLRSPNPVSVKVIRDFARRTGDLAVLSKPDIDVLALGYELECERNGGDWRLRKTPGQKGLNGKPNKPAEGEVKTEAEAEKVEETLEKAVDNLTIENPVEQPTVGESSQSTEAKDTVAETVAEPEPKVTESGTEVTEETATNTTAETAEAGEKADETIEAVEEASDGDASDDEGGWITPSNLKKHQAADTGAAPSAPVQKTLQAAVLTSDYAMQNVALRMNLNLVAPSLARITHLKNWVLRCHGCFKITKEMNKQFCPSCGQPTLNRVSCSTDEHGNFKIHLKKNFQWNNRGNVYSVPKPVHGSANGRLPKNAGGKNGWGNNLILAEDQKEFTRAGEEQRRQRKKDIMDQDYLPDLLTGHRAGGGQKIRVGAGRNVNSKKKH
- a CDS encoding S-adenosylmethionine decarboxylase; this encodes MTSVPYNCTFSPASATPHLTINHDVAADLDSTNAFEGPEKLLEVWFAPSPTTLPPTAPVNGLKAVPADTWVPMLDMVNCKVLSVLESEMMDAYLLSESSMFVFPHKIILKTCGTTTLLLGLQRMLHIAAKHGFPFHNANSADDIQAAATPYRVFYSRKNFLFPERQQGPHRSWKQEVKYLDDMFDGGSAYMVGKMNGDHWYLYLTSPNQQALTPPRTPGEVEGTKIPVGTSFNGLPSSYHDETLEILMTDLDPENAKQFYLSHASAVASDKMAAEAKDAREEAINSLGGLAETVDEVDVFANEDDTMLDSIEALTTEGHALGTVVSESCGLSSVYPTSKYPDARVDAYLFSPCGFSANGVVPPEAGKGEHYFTVHVTPEPQCSFASFETNVPGGQSGRTTTEIIEHVVDIFKPGRFSVTLFEAKGAAQNPYCMGDDDSNNWAAKRLVDPVRGYRRIDRIVHDFEDYDLVFRFYEREGWAGTKNARVGEPQSFSITKTSQSITSTAKMHLMYTLDAQGNRLYTLKKVAQGQVTKSAHPARFSPDDKWSRQRVTLKRRFELLLTQQSMSSTLTLDDLY